The nucleotide window CTTTAGCAAGAGACAAGCATTCGGCATAGTTTCACTTTTTCAGCAGCACGACATCCAGCGGGAGGACTTTGGCCGATTCCGCAAGTCCCTGATCGGCGGTTACAAAGGTCAAACCTTCCATATGAGCAATCGCCAAATGCAGGGCATCCAGCGTCTTTAAGTTTGAATTGAAAAGTCCGATCCAATCCCTGGCTAATCGGTAATGATGCGGTTTAGCAAAAAGATGGGTATAAAAGTGGCCATCCACGTGGCCGAGGAATTTAGCGACGATGGTGGCGGCATTCTTCCGGGACAGTCCGCCCTCCCGAACCTTCCTGGAAAGCGCCGAAAACATTTCTACCTCGGGTAAGGAGCTGATGGTCGGACGCATATGGGTCATAAGAAAGGCTTCGGCCTTTTCACTCAACGGTTCCGGATAATAATAAGCCACGATCACACTGGTATCGATGTAAAACATCAATAACGTTCCTCGGTCCTTCCCCGTTTTACAACCATACTCAAAGACTCGCCCTTAACTCGAAGCGCGGCTCTAAATTTTTTTAAGTCCGGCAAACTTTTTCCCCCACCTCTGGGCGGCACGAGACGGGCAATTTCCTTTCCCCAGCGACGGATGATTACTTCGTCTCCTTGTTGCACTTGATCGAGGATCGAGCTGAATTTGCTTCGGGCCTCTTTCACATTTATCTCCATAGCCCCCTTCCTCCCTTGAACAAACAGAACCTCAAATGAAGTGTACACCTTGGCGAATAAAGTGTCCACTAAAAAATATGGATCATCTCCAAATTAGTTGATCGCATTTTTAATGAAAGCCTGCCAAGGTCCCGGAAGGAAAGGTCCGCCTCAGGCGGACGCCGCAAGCATCGGCGGGGTATCCACTTTTCATAAACCCTCCGCTTGCCTTCCGCAAAGCGCAGCGGGGGAGTGGAAACAAAGCTTCGGAGAAATAGCAGAACCCCCCGCCATAGTTAGGGAGAGATATGTGCCTCATGATTGCAAGCAAGATGACTTTCTTTCCGGGACCCTGAAATCACTGGGCATTTTAATTATGCCAGCTCTGTGCCCTCAACTAATTTGGAGATGATCCAAAATTATAAATTGACGACAAAGGGGACTTCTGCTATTTTTCCAACAGGTTGCGGCAAGGCCTTATCGATAGGCCAGGCGGCCCACCATAGGATCTGCCCCCGGGAACGACTTGCGGATGGATCAAAGGCTTCAATACGGGCATCGCTCCTCGATGAGGAGGGATTTTTTGAAAGCTGTATATATCATAACGCCAAGCTGGCTGATTAAGAAGAAGAAAGATTTCCTTGACGGTGTAAAAAATCTTGAGCAATTGGGATTTAAGGTTATCAACCGGAGAGTGGTTACCCAAATGCCTTCCACCA belongs to Deltaproteobacteria bacterium and includes:
- a CDS encoding type II toxin-antitoxin system VapC family toxin, with the protein product MFYIDTSVIVAYYYPEPLSEKAEAFLMTHMRPTISSLPEVEMFSALSRKVREGGLSRKNAATIVAKFLGHVDGHFYTHLFAKPHHYRLARDWIGLFNSNLKTLDALHLAIAHMEGLTFVTADQGLAESAKVLPLDVVLLKK
- a CDS encoding type II toxin-antitoxin system prevent-host-death family antitoxin, whose product is MEINVKEARSKFSSILDQVQQGDEVIIRRWGKEIARLVPPRGGGKSLPDLKKFRAALRVKGESLSMVVKRGRTEERY